TGAACCTTCAACAAAGCCTGTAAGTTATGAGCTAGAAAATAAATGGGAAGCATGGAAAAGAATGGGATGTAAAGCATCTGAAATGGAATCAGCAGCTTTATTTATAGTAGGAAGTTATTTAAATGTCCGTGTAGGTTCATCTTTCCTTGTAGTAGCAAATCAAGAAAGAGAAAAACTTGGACTTGAAAATCCTGTTGTTCATGATACTGAAGCAGCAATAAAAGTAACTGTGGAAGCTATCCGTAACTTAATTAAGTCTGATAAAGAATCAGCAAAATAATTTTAATAAAATATAGGAGAGATAAAAAAAGATGAGAGCTGTTATAAATATTTTAGGAATAGTGATAATACTGGGAGCGATGCTTGTAATATCTAAAGACAGAAAAGCTGTAAAAAAAGAAATAATTTTAAAAGCCATGGCAGTACAGTTTATAATTGCATTTTTACTTGTAAAATTCCCTCTTGGAAAACTTGTTGTATCAAAAGTTTCTGATGTAGTAACAAGAGTTCTTGACTATGGAAAAGATGGAATATCATTTGTATTTGGAAGCCTTGGATTTGCAGGAGCTCCTACAGGATTTATTTTTGCAACTCAAGTTCTTGGAAATATAGTTTTCCTTTCTTCTTTGGTAGGTGCTTTATACTATCTTGGAATTTTAGGATTTATAGTAAAAGTAATTGGAAAAGGTGTTGGAAAAATTCTTGGAACATCACAGGTTGAAAGTTTCGTTGCAGTTGCAAATATGTTCCTTGGACAGACTGAAAGCCCTATTCTTATAAGCAAATATCTTGGAATAATGACAGAAAGTGAAATTATGGTTGTTTTAGTTTCTGGAATGGGAAGTATGTCAGCAACAATAATAGGAGGATATGTTGCTCTTGGAATACCTATGGAATATCTTCTTATTGCAAGTACTCTTGTTCCTATGGGAAGTATAGCTGTTTCTAAAATAATTTATCCTGAAATAGAAATTTCAAAAAATGTTGAAGATGTAAGCATGGATAATAAAGGTGACAATGAAAATCTTATAGGTGCTGTAACAGAGGGTGCTATGAATGGAATGAACTCTGCAATGGCAATAGGTGCTTCTCTTATAGCTATAATTGGTCTTGTTGCTCTTGTAAATGGAATACTTGGAGCAATAGGTGGAGCAGTTGGAATTGGAAGTTTAAGCCTTGAAAAAATATTTGCTTATGTATTTTCACCTCTTGGATTTATAATGGGACTTTCAGGAGATGATATTCTTCTTGCAGGTCAGCTTTTAGGAAGTAAACTTGTTCTTAATGAATTCGTTGCATTCCAACAATTAGGACAGGTTATTCAAGGACTTGGAGAAAGAACAGCTCTTATTCTTTCAATATCTCTTGCAGGATTTGCAAATATTTCAAGTATGGGAATATGTATTGCAGGTATTGCAGCACTTTGTCCTGAAAAAAGAGGAGTACTTTCAAGACTTGTATTTAAAGCAATGATTGGAGGATTTGTTGTAAGTGTTTTAAGTGCTATGATAGTAGGACTTATTACAATGTTCTAATTATATTAAGGAGAAAAAGAAATGGAAAAATATACAGAACTTCTAAAAAATGCTTATGAAGCTATGGATAATGCTTATGCACCTTATTCAAATTTCCATGTAGGTGCATGTGTAAAAACAAAAGATGGAAAATATCATAAAGGAGCAAATATTGAAAATGCTTCTTATGGACTTACAAACTGTGCAGAAAGAAGTGCATTATTTCATGTATATTCACTTGGATATCGTCAGGACGATATTGAATGTATGGCTATAGTAGGTCAAGGAAATACACTTATAACTCCTTGTGGAGCATGCAGACAAGTACTTGTTGAACTTTTAAAGAGAGATACTCCTATAGTTCTTGGAACAGGAGAGAAAGTTCTTGTTACAAATATAGAAGAATTAATGCCTATGGCATTTACAAGTGATGATTTATAGAAAAAAATTAGGAGGAAAAAATATGCCTACACCAC
The DNA window shown above is from Fusobacterium perfoetens and carries:
- the cdd gene encoding cytidine deaminase; translated protein: MEKYTELLKNAYEAMDNAYAPYSNFHVGACVKTKDGKYHKGANIENASYGLTNCAERSALFHVYSLGYRQDDIECMAIVGQGNTLITPCGACRQVLVELLKRDTPIVLGTGEKVLVTNIEELMPMAFTSDDL
- a CDS encoding NupC/NupG family nucleoside CNT transporter; its protein translation is MRAVINILGIVIILGAMLVISKDRKAVKKEIILKAMAVQFIIAFLLVKFPLGKLVVSKVSDVVTRVLDYGKDGISFVFGSLGFAGAPTGFIFATQVLGNIVFLSSLVGALYYLGILGFIVKVIGKGVGKILGTSQVESFVAVANMFLGQTESPILISKYLGIMTESEIMVVLVSGMGSMSATIIGGYVALGIPMEYLLIASTLVPMGSIAVSKIIYPEIEISKNVEDVSMDNKGDNENLIGAVTEGAMNGMNSAMAIGASLIAIIGLVALVNGILGAIGGAVGIGSLSLEKIFAYVFSPLGFIMGLSGDDILLAGQLLGSKLVLNEFVAFQQLGQVIQGLGERTALILSISLAGFANISSMGICIAGIAALCPEKRGVLSRLVFKAMIGGFVVSVLSAMIVGLITMF